In Rhizobium lusitanum, a genomic segment contains:
- a CDS encoding helix-turn-helix domain-containing protein: MELLNNQALTQNAWAPVSYDQWTNDLQSICGNFNPKAMESGKAVTGAARRVDVCGMEFAHVSNDLDRVHRDWDDIRRDANEHLFLILQLEGSCGVEHVGQQTILDVGDCILVDSARPTTFYFGGQFSNHLSLHLPRQIMYSESHVDFDIARKLEAYDPMAMMLRALVAKIMSTSESDASSANLRHLMFNATRQAFVSGGGAMPALNDSASRRLQVVDILIDRHLTESDLSAKWLATRIGVSIRTLQEDFQGLGVTCTTVIRDKRLRLVREKIEQLKDQKSGRTIAEVAYAAGFNDISYFNRSFKELFDCAPTDLLKPISTAAQ; encoded by the coding sequence TTGGAGCTATTGAATAATCAAGCCCTGACACAAAACGCGTGGGCGCCCGTTTCCTACGATCAATGGACAAACGATCTCCAGTCGATCTGTGGGAACTTCAATCCGAAAGCGATGGAAAGCGGCAAGGCCGTGACGGGGGCCGCCCGGCGTGTCGATGTCTGCGGCATGGAGTTCGCCCATGTTTCCAACGATCTCGACCGCGTCCATCGGGATTGGGACGATATTCGCCGGGACGCCAACGAGCATCTTTTTCTCATCCTGCAACTCGAAGGCTCTTGCGGCGTCGAGCATGTCGGGCAGCAGACAATTCTGGATGTCGGTGATTGCATTCTCGTGGATTCGGCGCGACCGACGACATTTTATTTCGGCGGACAATTCAGTAATCATCTGTCGCTGCATCTGCCGCGACAGATCATGTATTCCGAAAGTCATGTCGATTTCGACATAGCCCGCAAACTGGAAGCCTATGATCCGATGGCGATGATGCTGCGGGCTCTGGTGGCAAAGATCATGTCCACGTCGGAATCGGATGCCAGTTCCGCCAATTTGCGGCATCTGATGTTTAATGCCACGCGCCAGGCCTTCGTCTCGGGCGGTGGCGCCATGCCTGCTCTCAACGACAGCGCATCTCGGCGGCTGCAGGTGGTCGATATTCTGATCGACCGGCATCTGACGGAGAGCGATCTCAGCGCCAAGTGGCTGGCGACACGCATCGGTGTATCGATCCGCACGCTGCAAGAGGATTTTCAGGGCCTGGGCGTTACTTGCACAACTGTCATTCGCGACAAGCGGCTGCGCCTGGTGCGTGAAAAGATCGAACAACTCAAGGACCAGAAAAGTGGGCGAACCATAGCGGAGGTGGCTTACGCTGCAGGGTTCAACGATATTTCCTATTTCAATCGCAGCTTCAAGGAGCTGTTCGATTGCGCGCCCACCGATCTGCTGAAGCCGATATCGACCGCTGCGCAATAA
- a CDS encoding helix-turn-helix domain-containing protein: protein MENIIPSFFVYGEPDRPLELGFLHVETVMARANIHLGQVKAHKHDRMVQITFWTCGNGSYFIEDQRLDFLAPAVSFVPSGVVHGFNVDPLVSDAIVVSIADSLLPSIAGQTILPLDRPVMVRGQGATALWDRLGRTMRLIFEEYAEGSVRVDRIIPPLAAAALTQIGRLASDAPMLAQSPQKQLAAQLRRLIDQHFRENWPVERYVSTLGTTPHLLAKAGHTAFGQGVKDMIAERRLLEAKRLLLFTIRSLEDIAYEVGLKDAAYFSRFFRARTGIPPSEWRRQNASDEHGME from the coding sequence ATGGAAAACATCATCCCGAGCTTCTTCGTCTACGGCGAACCGGATCGCCCTCTGGAGCTGGGGTTTCTTCACGTCGAAACGGTTATGGCGCGAGCAAATATTCATCTCGGGCAGGTCAAGGCGCACAAACATGACAGGATGGTGCAGATCACCTTCTGGACCTGCGGCAACGGCTCCTATTTCATAGAGGATCAGCGCTTGGACTTTTTGGCGCCAGCCGTCAGCTTTGTGCCGAGCGGTGTGGTCCACGGCTTCAATGTTGATCCGCTTGTCTCCGATGCAATCGTCGTATCGATCGCCGACAGCCTGCTACCGTCGATCGCGGGCCAAACGATCTTGCCGCTGGATCGTCCGGTTATGGTGAGGGGGCAGGGTGCGACGGCGCTCTGGGACAGGCTGGGGCGCACCATGCGGTTAATTTTCGAGGAGTATGCCGAGGGAAGCGTTCGGGTCGACAGGATCATCCCACCGTTGGCCGCCGCCGCCCTGACCCAGATCGGACGCCTGGCGTCAGACGCGCCGATGTTGGCGCAATCGCCGCAAAAGCAGCTCGCGGCCCAGCTTCGGCGGCTGATCGATCAGCACTTTCGCGAGAACTGGCCCGTTGAGCGCTATGTTTCGACCCTCGGCACCACACCGCATCTGCTTGCGAAGGCCGGACACACGGCTTTCGGCCAAGGTGTCAAGGATATGATTGCCGAGCGCCGTCTGCTCGAGGCCAAGCGGCTGTTGCTTTTCACGATCCGTTCGTTGGAAGATATCGCCTATGAGGTGGGCTTGAAGGACGCTGCCTATTTCTCGCGCTTCTTCCGCGCCCGAACCGGGATTCCGCCCAGCGAGTGGCGACGGCAGAACGCGTCCGATGAGCATGGCATGGAATAG
- a CDS encoding 4-hydroxyphenylacetate 3-hydroxylase N-terminal domain-containing protein, giving the protein MKAEDFRADTKRPFTGEEYLASLRDGREVYINGERIKDVTTHPSMRNSARSLARLYDALHAEKTKERLTSPTDTGSGGYTHKYFRVAKSSTDLVAQQGAIADWARMSYGWMGRTADYKAALMNTLGANADWYGPFKDNALAWHKRAQEAALFMNHAIVNPPIDRHKPADAVKDVFVHITKETDAGIYVSGAKVVATSSALTHYNFLAQSSATVTEDPSLSVMFIVPMNAPGIKMFCRVSYEKTANRVGTPFDYPLSSRFDENDAILVLDNVFIPWEDVLVLRDAPKILSFHPASGFMHGYCFQGCTRFAVKLDFLAGLLAKALRATGGDAFRGNQAALGEVIALRHMFWSFSNAMAYNPIPWANGAVLPNLEAALAYRTFMSEAYPRVIETVRKVVASGLIYLPSSAKDFGNPEIDRYLSQYVRGSNDMGHIERIKIMKLLWDATGTEFGGRHALYELNYAGAPEEVRLQVLKGAARGGRLREMEALVDTCMSDYDENGWTGDTWLPPIGNTDPFKSAAE; this is encoded by the coding sequence ATGAAAGCCGAAGATTTTCGGGCCGATACCAAACGGCCTTTCACCGGCGAGGAGTATCTTGCCAGCCTGCGCGACGGCCGTGAGGTCTATATCAACGGCGAGCGCATCAAGGACGTGACGACGCATCCCTCGATGCGCAATTCGGCCCGCTCGCTTGCAAGGCTCTATGATGCGCTGCACGCGGAGAAGACGAAGGAGCGTCTGACATCGCCGACCGATACCGGCTCGGGAGGCTACACCCACAAATACTTCCGCGTCGCAAAATCCTCCACTGATCTTGTCGCCCAGCAGGGCGCAATCGCCGACTGGGCCCGCATGTCCTACGGATGGATGGGCCGCACCGCCGACTATAAGGCGGCATTGATGAATACGCTCGGGGCCAACGCCGACTGGTATGGCCCCTTCAAGGACAATGCACTCGCCTGGCACAAGCGCGCCCAGGAAGCAGCACTTTTCATGAACCATGCGATCGTCAACCCGCCGATCGACCGCCACAAGCCGGCGGATGCCGTGAAAGACGTGTTCGTTCACATCACCAAGGAAACAGATGCGGGCATCTACGTCTCGGGCGCCAAGGTCGTGGCGACATCCTCCGCGCTCACACACTATAATTTCCTGGCCCAAAGCTCGGCGACGGTTACCGAAGATCCCTCGTTGTCGGTGATGTTCATCGTGCCGATGAACGCGCCGGGCATCAAGATGTTCTGCCGTGTCTCCTACGAGAAAACGGCAAACCGTGTCGGCACGCCGTTCGATTACCCCCTTTCTTCCCGCTTCGATGAGAACGACGCCATCCTCGTGCTGGATAACGTCTTCATCCCCTGGGAAGACGTGCTGGTGCTGCGTGACGCGCCGAAGATCCTGTCCTTCCATCCGGCTTCGGGCTTCATGCATGGCTATTGCTTCCAGGGCTGCACGCGGTTCGCCGTCAAGCTCGACTTCCTGGCGGGCCTGCTCGCCAAGGCTCTAAGGGCGACCGGGGGCGACGCCTTCCGCGGCAATCAGGCCGCACTTGGCGAAGTCATCGCGCTGCGCCACATGTTCTGGAGCTTCTCCAACGCCATGGCCTACAATCCGATCCCTTGGGCAAATGGCGCAGTGCTCCCCAATCTGGAAGCGGCTCTCGCCTACCGTACCTTCATGTCGGAAGCCTATCCGCGCGTTATAGAAACAGTCCGCAAGGTCGTTGCCTCGGGTCTCATCTATCTGCCGTCTTCGGCCAAGGATTTCGGCAATCCTGAGATTGATCGCTATCTCAGCCAGTATGTGCGCGGCTCCAACGACATGGGACATATCGAGCGCATCAAGATTATGAAGCTGCTCTGGGACGCCACTGGAACCGAGTTCGGCGGCCGGCACGCCCTCTACGAGTTGAACTATGCCGGGGCACCGGAAGAGGTGCGCCTTCAGGTGCTCAAAGGCGCTGCGCGTGGCGGGCGATTGCGCGAGATGGAAGCGCTCGTCGATACCTGCATGAGCGACTACGATGAAAACGGCTGGACAGGCGATACCTGGTTGCCGCCGATCGGCAACACAGACCCGTTCAAGTCCGCAGCTGAATAG
- a CDS encoding flavin reductase — MEEAVSKTEFRNAMARVCAPVNVITTNGPAGRGGFTATAMCSVTDEPPTLLVCMNSRSAQTALFLENHRFCVNVLSHDHRELAGKFAGATADMEARYAAADWVTMPSGTDALADAIVSFDCELSESRLVGTHHIFIGRIAGIRSRPDGNALLYFDRNYVHVPTQLGSFGG, encoded by the coding sequence ATGGAGGAGGCTGTTTCCAAAACCGAGTTCCGCAATGCAATGGCCCGTGTCTGTGCACCGGTCAACGTTATCACCACCAATGGACCCGCGGGGCGCGGCGGGTTCACGGCCACTGCCATGTGCAGCGTGACCGACGAGCCGCCGACGCTGCTTGTCTGCATGAATAGTCGATCGGCACAAACGGCACTATTTCTGGAAAATCACCGGTTCTGCGTGAACGTGTTAAGTCATGACCACAGAGAGCTGGCTGGGAAGTTTGCCGGAGCAACCGCTGACATGGAGGCACGCTATGCCGCCGCGGACTGGGTTACTATGCCTTCGGGCACGGATGCTTTGGCCGATGCTATCGTCTCGTTCGACTGCGAACTATCTGAGTCAAGACTTGTCGGCACCCATCACATTTTCATCGGACGGATCGCCGGCATCAGATCACGCCCGGATGGGAATGCGTTGCTATATTTTGACCGGAACTATGTTCATGTCCCGACGCAATTGGGCAGTTTTGGAGGTTGA
- the hpaR gene encoding homoprotocatechuate degradation operon regulator HpaR, with product MTRQSPETNGITQDALLPRDTRRSLPIALLRAREAVMGHFRPMLALHDVTEQQWRVIRILAEAGTLDASEMSERAFILAPSLTRIIRSLEERGFITKSKDAGDGRRILLQITPTGLKIINDVSPDSRTIYTALEQRFGRERIDILLDMLDELATLNK from the coding sequence ATGACGAGACAATCCCCTGAAACGAACGGCATCACGCAGGATGCGCTTCTTCCCCGCGACACCCGCCGTTCGCTGCCGATTGCGTTGCTTCGTGCGCGCGAAGCCGTGATGGGGCATTTCCGCCCCATGCTGGCGTTGCATGACGTCACGGAGCAGCAATGGCGGGTAATCCGCATTCTGGCGGAAGCGGGAACTCTGGATGCCTCGGAGATGTCGGAACGGGCCTTTATCCTCGCTCCGAGCCTGACGCGGATTATCCGGTCTCTGGAGGAACGTGGCTTCATTACCAAAAGCAAGGACGCTGGAGACGGCCGCCGCATCCTGCTTCAGATCACGCCTACCGGGCTGAAAATCATCAACGACGTCAGCCCCGATAGCCGGACGATCTATACCGCTTTGGAGCAGCGCTTCGGCCGGGAACGGATCGATATACTGCTCGATATGCTCGACGAACTGGCGACGTTGAACAAGTAG
- a CDS encoding 5-carboxymethyl-2-hydroxymuconate Delta-isomerase codes for MPHFTMDYSANLDRTVDFDALCRVVHAEILKTGLFEIGAVRVRAIRCEAYAIADLLAENAFIDMSFRIGEGRSEEDKQRTGEAIFKAVIQHLDMLFQTPHFALTLEIREIDPALSWKKNAIHPRLRKTGD; via the coding sequence ATGCCGCATTTCACCATGGACTATTCGGCCAATCTCGATCGAACCGTGGACTTCGATGCGCTTTGTCGCGTTGTCCACGCCGAAATCCTGAAAACGGGCCTGTTCGAGATCGGCGCCGTGCGGGTGCGCGCCATCCGTTGCGAAGCCTATGCGATCGCGGATCTTCTGGCCGAGAACGCCTTCATCGACATGTCCTTCCGTATTGGTGAGGGACGTAGCGAGGAAGACAAGCAGCGAACCGGCGAGGCGATCTTCAAGGCGGTGATCCAGCACCTGGATATGCTTTTCCAGACGCCGCACTTTGCGCTGACCCTCGAAATCCGCGAGATCGACCCCGCGCTCAGCTGGAAGAAAAACGCCATCCATCCGCGTCTTCGCAAAACGGGCGACTAG
- the hpaE gene encoding 5-carboxymethyl-2-hydroxymuconate semialdehyde dehydrogenase has translation MSKFEDNIAKAEAYLARFREQGVLNHIDGEAVSAADGTTFDVISPVDLKVLARVAHGKSADVDRAAKAAKAAFPAWAALPGDARKKLLHKIADAIVARAEEIAFTECMDTGQSLKFMAKAALRGAENFRFFADRATEARDGKTLRANGQVNITSRAPIGPVGVITPWNTPFMLSTWKIAPALAAGCTIVHKPAEFSPLTARLLVEIAEEAGLPKGVWNLVNGFGEDAGKALTEHPAIKAIGFVGESRTGSMIMKQGADTLKRVHFELGGKNPAIVFADADLERAADAAVFMIYSLNGERCTSSSRLLVEESIYDRFTAMVAEKAKRIKVGHPLDPETVIGPLIHPVHEKKVLEYIAIGKQDGATIAAGGAKFDGPGGGCYVSPTLFTGANNQMRIAQEEIFGPVLTAIPFKDEAEALALANDVQYGLTGYLWTSDVTRAFRFTDALEAGMIWVNSENVRHLPTPFGGVKNSGIGRDGGDWSFDFYMETKNVAFATTAHAIQKLGG, from the coding sequence ATGTCGAAATTCGAAGATAACATCGCAAAGGCGGAGGCCTATCTGGCTCGTTTCCGCGAGCAGGGCGTGCTGAACCATATTGATGGTGAGGCGGTCTCCGCCGCCGACGGCACGACCTTCGATGTCATCTCGCCCGTCGATCTGAAGGTGCTGGCAAGGGTCGCGCATGGCAAGTCTGCGGATGTGGACCGGGCTGCAAAAGCCGCGAAAGCGGCCTTCCCCGCCTGGGCGGCGTTGCCGGGCGATGCGCGCAAGAAGCTGCTGCACAAGATAGCCGACGCCATCGTCGCTCGCGCCGAGGAAATCGCCTTCACCGAATGCATGGATACCGGCCAATCACTGAAATTCATGGCAAAGGCTGCGCTGCGCGGCGCCGAGAATTTCCGCTTCTTCGCCGATCGCGCCACGGAGGCTCGCGATGGAAAGACCTTGCGTGCGAACGGTCAGGTTAACATCACCAGCCGCGCGCCCATCGGCCCAGTTGGTGTCATCACGCCGTGGAACACCCCTTTCATGCTGTCGACCTGGAAGATCGCACCGGCGCTTGCCGCCGGCTGCACCATTGTCCACAAACCGGCGGAGTTTTCGCCGCTGACGGCTCGCCTGCTGGTCGAGATCGCGGAAGAGGCGGGCTTGCCCAAGGGCGTCTGGAACCTCGTCAACGGCTTCGGCGAGGATGCAGGCAAGGCGCTGACCGAGCATCCGGCCATCAAGGCGATCGGCTTCGTCGGCGAGAGCCGAACTGGCTCGATGATCATGAAACAGGGTGCCGATACACTGAAGCGCGTGCATTTCGAGCTTGGCGGTAAAAACCCTGCCATCGTGTTTGCCGATGCCGATCTGGAGCGCGCGGCCGACGCGGCGGTCTTCATGATCTATTCGCTGAACGGCGAGCGCTGCACCTCGTCCTCACGCCTGCTGGTGGAAGAGAGTATCTATGATCGCTTCACCGCAATGGTCGCCGAGAAGGCCAAACGCATCAAGGTCGGCCATCCGCTCGATCCAGAAACCGTCATCGGTCCGCTGATCCATCCCGTTCATGAAAAGAAGGTGCTGGAATATATCGCGATCGGCAAACAGGACGGCGCGACGATTGCCGCCGGGGGTGCGAAATTCGATGGACCGGGCGGTGGATGCTATGTCTCCCCCACCCTGTTTACCGGGGCGAATAACCAGATGCGCATCGCCCAGGAGGAAATCTTTGGCCCCGTGCTGACCGCGATCCCGTTCAAGGACGAGGCGGAGGCGTTGGCGCTCGCCAACGACGTGCAATACGGCCTCACCGGCTACCTCTGGACTTCGGATGTCACCCGCGCCTTCCGCTTCACCGATGCACTGGAGGCCGGAATGATTTGGGTGAATTCGGAAAACGTTCGCCATCTGCCGACCCCCTTCGGCGGCGTCAAGAATTCCGGCATCGGGCGCGACGGTGGCGACTGGTCCTTCGATTTCTATATGGAAACCAAAAACGTCGCCTTCGCCACCACGGCGCATGCGATCCAGAAACTCGGCGGCTGA
- the hpaD gene encoding 3,4-dihydroxyphenylacetate 2,3-dioxygenase produces the protein MSLPAPNLYPPFNIVRLSHIELAVTDLAKSRAFYVDTLGLQVTDETADTIYLRALEERGHHCIILKKAGAAEARDLGFKVFSEEDLDKAEHFFKAKGLPVEWIERPYQSRTFRTRDPHRIPLEFYSKMDRLPPIHQQYALYKGVKPLRIDHFNCFSPNVDESVAFYNEIGFRVTEYTADEETGRLWAAWTHRKGGVHDIAFTNGRGPRLHHTAFWVPTPLNIIDLLDLMATTGWLANIERGPGRHGISNAFFLYIRDPDGHRIEIYCSDYQTVDPDLEPIKWDLKDPQRQTLWGAPAPKSWFEEGSLFAGAPVVDSVLKAQPIVAP, from the coding sequence ATGTCCTTGCCCGCACCAAACCTTTACCCGCCCTTCAACATCGTTCGCCTCAGCCATATCGAGCTTGCCGTTACCGATCTTGCCAAGTCGCGCGCCTTTTATGTCGATACGCTTGGCCTGCAAGTCACCGATGAGACGGCGGACACGATCTATCTGCGCGCGCTTGAAGAGCGCGGCCATCACTGCATCATCCTGAAGAAGGCCGGCGCCGCCGAAGCAAGAGACCTGGGCTTCAAGGTATTTTCCGAAGAAGACCTCGACAAGGCTGAGCATTTCTTCAAGGCGAAGGGCCTGCCGGTCGAATGGATCGAACGGCCATACCAGTCGCGCACGTTTCGCACTCGCGATCCGCACCGCATTCCGCTGGAATTCTATTCGAAGATGGACCGCCTGCCGCCGATCCATCAACAGTATGCCCTCTATAAGGGGGTGAAGCCGCTCAGGATTGACCACTTCAACTGCTTTTCGCCGAATGTCGACGAGAGCGTTGCCTTCTACAATGAGATCGGCTTCCGGGTGACGGAATACACGGCCGACGAGGAAACGGGGCGGCTCTGGGCGGCCTGGACGCACCGCAAGGGCGGCGTCCATGACATCGCCTTCACCAATGGTCGCGGCCCTCGCCTACACCATACCGCTTTCTGGGTGCCAACGCCGCTCAACATCATCGACCTGCTCGACCTGATGGCGACCACCGGCTGGCTTGCGAATATCGAGCGCGGCCCGGGCCGGCACGGCATTTCTAACGCCTTTTTCCTCTATATCCGCGATCCGGATGGCCACCGCATTGAGATCTATTGCTCGGACTACCAGACGGTCGATCCAGATCTGGAGCCGATCAAATGGGATCTCAAGGACCCGCAGCGCCAGACACTCTGGGGCGCACCAGCGCCAAAGTCCTGGTTCGAGGAGGGCAGTCTTTTTGCCGGAGCCCCCGTGGTTGATTCCGTCCTGAAGGCGCAGCCGATCGTCGCGCCGTAA
- the gabD gene encoding NADP-dependent succinate-semialdehyde dehydrogenase, whose product MSLKDPSLFRQAALIAGEWIDADPANAIEVNNPATGEIIGLVPKLGAAETRAAIEAARVAQKGWAARTAKDRCAILRKWYELMIENKDDLGRILTLEQGKPLTEATGKIVYGASFIEWFAEEGRRIYGDLIPGHQPDKRIMVMKQPIGVVAAITPWNFPNAMITRKAGPAFAAGCAMVLKPASQTPFSAIAIAILAERAGLPKGLFSVITGSAAAIGGEMTSNPVVRKLTFTGSTEIGTELYKQSAQTIKKLGLELGGNAPFIVFDDADLDAAVEGALIAKYRNNGQTCVCANRIYVQDGVYDAFAAKLTTAVAKLKTGNGFDEGVILGPLIDKAALAKVEEHIADALSKGARILQGGKQHALGGTFFEATILADVTKDMAVAREETFGPLAPLFRFKDEEDVIAQANDTEFGLASYFYAKDLARVFRVAEALEYGMVGVNTGLISTAEAPFGGVKLSGLGREGSKYGIEEFTEIKYVCLGGIA is encoded by the coding sequence ATGTCTTTGAAAGACCCTTCACTCTTCCGCCAGGCGGCACTTATCGCCGGCGAATGGATCGACGCCGATCCCGCTAACGCGATCGAGGTGAATAACCCCGCGACGGGCGAGATCATCGGCCTTGTGCCGAAGCTTGGCGCCGCCGAGACCAGGGCGGCCATCGAGGCCGCCCGCGTGGCGCAAAAGGGCTGGGCCGCGCGCACTGCCAAGGATCGTTGCGCCATCCTGCGCAAATGGTACGAGCTGATGATCGAGAACAAGGATGATCTCGGTCGTATCCTGACACTGGAGCAGGGCAAGCCACTGACTGAGGCGACCGGTAAAATCGTCTACGGCGCAAGTTTCATCGAATGGTTTGCCGAGGAGGGTCGTCGTATCTATGGCGACCTGATCCCCGGCCACCAGCCCGACAAGCGCATCATGGTGATGAAGCAGCCGATCGGCGTTGTCGCCGCGATCACGCCATGGAACTTTCCCAATGCGATGATCACCCGCAAGGCCGGCCCCGCCTTCGCCGCCGGCTGCGCCATGGTCTTGAAACCCGCCTCGCAGACGCCGTTCTCCGCGATTGCAATTGCGATCCTAGCCGAACGCGCCGGATTGCCGAAGGGCCTGTTCAGCGTCATCACCGGCTCGGCCGCGGCCATCGGCGGCGAGATGACCTCGAACCCGGTGGTGCGCAAGCTGACCTTCACCGGCTCGACCGAAATCGGCACCGAGCTTTACAAGCAGAGCGCGCAGACGATCAAGAAACTCGGCCTTGAGCTTGGCGGCAATGCGCCGTTCATCGTCTTCGATGACGCCGATCTCGATGCTGCAGTCGAAGGCGCGCTGATCGCCAAATACCGCAACAACGGCCAGACCTGCGTTTGCGCCAACCGCATCTATGTGCAGGACGGTGTCTACGACGCCTTCGCTGCGAAGTTGACGACGGCGGTCGCCAAGCTGAAAACCGGCAATGGCTTTGACGAAGGGGTCATTTTGGGACCGCTGATCGACAAGGCAGCCCTTGCCAAGGTCGAAGAACATATTGCCGATGCCTTGAGCAAGGGCGCGCGCATCCTGCAGGGCGGCAAACAGCATGCACTGGGCGGCACCTTCTTCGAGGCGACAATCCTGGCCGATGTCACCAAGGATATGGCGGTCGCGCGCGAAGAAACCTTCGGACCCTTGGCTCCGCTCTTCCGCTTCAAGGACGAGGAGGATGTGATCGCGCAGGCGAACGATACGGAGTTCGGCCTCGCTTCCTACTTCTACGCCAAGGATCTCGCCCGCGTATTTCGTGTCGCCGAGGCGCTGGAATACGGCATGGTCGGCGTCAATACCGGGCTGATTTCGACGGCGGAAGCGCCGTTCGGCGGGGTCAAACTCTCCGGTCTTGGCCGTGAAGGCTCAAAGTACGGCATCGAGGAATTCACCGAGATCAAATATGTCTGCCTCGGCGGCATTGCCTGA
- a CDS encoding fumarylacetoacetate hydrolase family protein gives MPHPKLVSFSRNGHAGYGLLAVDGVVDLFARHGAKWPTLREVIVDGALLTLAEEAAGFEPDFPVSDIRYEIPVPNPEKIICVGVNFPDRNEEYKDGQAAPSNPSLFIRFPRSFIGHDQSLIRPPESPQLDYEGEIVIVIGKSGRRIPEAQALDHIAALSLCNEGTIRDWVRHAKFNVTQGKNFDRTGSIGPWLIPFTSEAQIADIKLETRVNGEVRQSDRTSRMIFSFRKIINYISTFTTLVPGDVIVTGTPTGAGARFDPPIWLKPGDVVEVEADGIGILRNTIADEV, from the coding sequence ATGCCCCACCCCAAACTTGTCAGCTTTTCCCGTAACGGACACGCCGGATATGGCCTGCTTGCCGTAGACGGCGTCGTCGACCTTTTCGCGCGCCATGGCGCGAAATGGCCGACGCTCCGCGAAGTCATCGTCGATGGTGCGCTGCTGACGCTCGCTGAGGAAGCCGCCGGTTTTGAACCCGATTTCCCGGTATCGGATATCCGCTACGAAATACCCGTTCCCAACCCGGAAAAGATCATCTGCGTCGGCGTGAACTTTCCCGACCGCAACGAGGAGTATAAGGACGGGCAGGCAGCACCATCCAATCCCTCCCTGTTCATCCGCTTTCCGCGTTCTTTCATCGGCCACGACCAGTCACTGATCCGCCCACCGGAAAGCCCGCAGCTCGACTACGAAGGCGAAATCGTCATCGTCATCGGAAAGAGCGGCCGCCGCATTCCCGAAGCACAGGCGCTCGACCATATCGCCGCGCTATCGCTCTGCAACGAAGGCACGATCCGCGACTGGGTGCGCCATGCCAAGTTCAACGTGACCCAAGGCAAGAACTTCGACCGCACTGGCTCGATCGGTCCCTGGTTGATCCCGTTTACCAGCGAAGCGCAGATCGCCGACATCAAGCTCGAAACCCGCGTCAACGGCGAGGTCCGCCAGAGCGACCGCACCAGCCGGATGATCTTCTCCTTCCGCAAGATCATCAACTACATCTCCACCTTCACGACGCTTGTGCCCGGCGATGTGATCGTCACCGGCACGCCGACGGGCGCTGGCGCCCGCTTCGATCCACCGATTTGGCTGAAGCCGGGCGATGTCGTCGAGGTCGAGGCCGATGGCATCGGCATCTTGCGCAACACGATCGCGGACGAGGTTTGA
- the hpaH gene encoding 2-oxo-hept-4-ene-1,7-dioate hydratase produces the protein MLTPDEIRQAAERLDIAEKTRVQTGLLSLQHPGMTMDDAYAVQSAWVKKKAASGRKIIGWKIGLTSKAMQYALNIDIPDSGVLFDDMMFEDGATVPADRFIQPRIEAEIAFIMKAPLKGPGVTVFDVLNATDYITPALEILDTRVLRVDPETKKARTIVDTISDNAANAGIVLGGRMARPDTVDMRWMGAIVSRNSEVEETGLGAGVLNQPARGVAWLANRLAEYGDSIEAGQIVLAGSFIRPIEARHGDTIVADFGSYGSVSIYFA, from the coding sequence ATGTTGACACCTGACGAAATCCGGCAAGCGGCTGAACGGCTTGATATCGCGGAGAAGACGCGTGTCCAGACGGGCCTTTTGTCGCTGCAGCACCCGGGCATGACAATGGACGACGCCTATGCGGTGCAGTCGGCTTGGGTCAAGAAGAAGGCGGCCTCCGGTCGCAAGATCATCGGCTGGAAGATCGGGCTGACCTCGAAGGCGATGCAATATGCGCTCAACATCGATATCCCGGATTCCGGCGTTCTGTTCGACGACATGATGTTCGAGGACGGTGCGACCGTTCCCGCGGATCGTTTCATCCAGCCCCGGATCGAGGCTGAAATCGCTTTCATCATGAAGGCTCCCCTGAAAGGTCCCGGCGTCACCGTGTTCGACGTGCTGAACGCCACCGACTACATTACCCCTGCGCTGGAAATCCTCGATACGCGTGTTCTGCGGGTCGATCCCGAAACGAAGAAGGCCCGCACCATCGTCGACACGATCTCGGACAATGCCGCCAACGCCGGCATCGTACTTGGCGGACGCATGGCGCGTCCCGACACAGTCGACATGCGCTGGATGGGCGCGATTGTCAGTCGCAATTCCGAGGTCGAAGAAACCGGCCTGGGTGCTGGCGTGCTGAACCAGCCCGCCCGTGGTGTCGCCTGGCTTGCCAACCGGCTTGCCGAATACGGCGACAGCATCGAGGCGGGCCAGATCGTGCTTGCCGGCTCCTTCATCCGTCCGATCGAGGCGCGCCACGGCGATACCATCGTTGCCGATTTCGGATCCTACGGCAGCGTCAGCATCTATTTCGCATAG